The proteins below are encoded in one region of Tessaracoccus aquimaris:
- a CDS encoding M23 family metallopeptidase: protein MNDTAQRNAKRAAEVDFDDVAELGVSAPGRARRGALAFGLSKKLVAFSVAGAVAAATLFTFAFANRGTNLDTSAENPEAAVAVPAAAVAAVEDGFADRSEEVSRNSVRSNLGEAVADENAKDRAANMGVAAEDAVKAYTEMTAEERQRLMDEDMKLVDAQSAKLKKEAEEAARRLEEARKAAEAAKNSGSKSDSKSGEVANSDISEEDIANLSSTGGSMPLKSGYRIGASFGQTGSWSRYHTGQDFPAPIGTPIYAVASGVVLSPTAGGWAGTNVVIRHGNGGSTLYAHMSRKVVSTGQTVKPGQLIGYVGVSGRSFGPHLHMEYYKPGVTPGKVYEASNPMTFLRSLGVR from the coding sequence GTGAACGACACCGCACAGCGCAACGCCAAGCGCGCAGCAGAGGTCGACTTTGACGACGTTGCCGAGCTCGGTGTCAGCGCACCGGGCCGGGCACGCCGTGGAGCCCTTGCATTTGGTCTCAGCAAGAAGTTGGTCGCCTTCAGCGTCGCCGGTGCCGTAGCGGCAGCCACGCTGTTCACGTTCGCCTTCGCGAACCGTGGCACCAACCTCGACACCTCCGCGGAGAACCCGGAAGCTGCCGTCGCAGTGCCCGCCGCCGCGGTCGCGGCCGTCGAGGACGGCTTCGCCGATCGCAGCGAAGAGGTCTCCCGCAACTCCGTCCGCTCCAACCTGGGCGAGGCCGTCGCAGACGAGAACGCCAAGGACCGCGCCGCCAACATGGGCGTCGCCGCCGAGGACGCCGTCAAGGCCTACACGGAGATGACCGCCGAAGAGCGGCAGCGCCTGATGGACGAGGATATGAAGCTCGTCGACGCCCAGAGCGCGAAGCTGAAGAAGGAGGCCGAAGAGGCCGCCCGTCGTCTCGAGGAGGCCCGCAAGGCCGCCGAGGCCGCCAAGAACAGCGGTTCGAAGAGCGACTCGAAGTCCGGCGAGGTCGCCAACTCAGACATCAGCGAAGAGGACATCGCGAACCTCAGCTCCACCGGCGGCTCGATGCCGCTGAAGAGCGGCTACCGGATCGGCGCCAGCTTCGGCCAGACCGGCTCGTGGTCGCGCTACCACACCGGCCAGGACTTCCCCGCCCCGATCGGCACCCCGATCTACGCCGTCGCCTCAGGCGTCGTGCTGAGCCCCACCGCAGGTGGCTGGGCGGGCACCAACGTCGTGATCCGGCACGGCAACGGCGGCTCGACGCTGTACGCCCACATGAGCCGCAAGGTCGTCAGCACGGGCCAGACCGTCAAGCCCGGCCAGTTGATCGGCTACGTCGGCGTCTCGGGCCGCAGCTTCGGCCCCCACCTGCACATGGAGTACTACAAGCCGGGCGTCACCCCGGGCAAGGTCTACGAGGCCTCCAACCCGATGACGTTCCTCCGCTCGCTCGGCGTCCGCTGA
- the pcrA gene encoding DNA helicase PcrA — translation MKKVPVEELLGGLNPPQREAVIHEGGPVLVVAGAGSGKTRVLTRRIAYLVSERGVHPGSILAITFTNKAAAEMRQRVIDVVGNRAKLMWVSTFHSACVRILRSDIDRFGISKTFSIYDDADAKRLMSLVLRDMEVDPKRFPVRAVMNAVSNFKNELIDHETASSEAAGPQQQTYAEAYREYQRRLEAANALDFDDLIMTTVFLMRAFPDVREKYRRRFRQVLVDEYQDTNHAQYALIRELCGEEGDGVVEGTPMVEPAELMVVGDSDQSIYAFRGATIRNILDFEKDFPGAETIVLDQNYRSSQNVLTAANSVISRNRGRREKRLWSDLGEGELIVGWVADTEHDEAQFVAEEIDRLSDQGVSQYGDTAVFYRTNAQSRAFEEVFIRVGMPYKVVGGVRFYERREIRDAIAYLRAIVNPADDVSVRRILNVPKRGIGDRAEAAVSTLAAGERSTFFDALQRASEAPGLATRSLRQIQGFVDVMNMHRAMVAQGKPADEVLTSILRESGYLPELEASTDPQDLTRIENLVELVSVAAEFVANANTIDLDEQAVGLAAGMPEPDDSLAAFLERIALVADSDQVPEHDEGKGVVTLMTLHTAKGLEFDTVFLTGMEEGMFPHMRALTDPDELEEERRLAYVGITRARKRLYLSRSQVRVTFGAPTYNPSSRFLDEIPHHVLDWRRTAAATTTWAASSATRNRQTSASLHSFGKGSAPLKTVMQVDIGDRVLHASFGMGTVLAVNGVGDAAKADVDFGSGGTKRLSLKHAPMEKL, via the coding sequence ATGAAGAAGGTCCCCGTCGAGGAGTTGCTCGGAGGACTGAACCCGCCTCAGCGCGAGGCCGTCATCCACGAGGGCGGCCCGGTGCTCGTCGTCGCGGGAGCAGGGTCGGGCAAGACGCGGGTGCTGACCCGACGGATCGCCTACCTGGTCTCGGAGCGCGGCGTACACCCCGGCTCGATCCTCGCGATCACCTTCACCAACAAGGCCGCGGCGGAGATGCGCCAGCGCGTCATCGACGTCGTCGGGAACCGTGCCAAGCTGATGTGGGTCTCGACCTTCCACTCGGCGTGCGTGCGGATCCTCCGCAGCGACATCGACCGCTTCGGGATCTCGAAGACCTTCTCCATCTACGACGACGCCGACGCCAAGCGGCTGATGTCGCTGGTGCTGCGCGACATGGAGGTCGACCCGAAGCGCTTCCCGGTGCGGGCCGTGATGAACGCCGTCAGCAACTTCAAGAACGAGCTGATCGACCACGAGACGGCGTCCTCGGAGGCCGCTGGCCCGCAGCAGCAGACCTACGCCGAGGCCTACCGCGAGTACCAGCGCCGCCTGGAGGCGGCCAACGCGCTCGACTTCGACGACCTCATCATGACCACAGTCTTCCTGATGCGGGCCTTCCCCGACGTGCGCGAGAAGTACCGCCGCCGGTTCCGTCAGGTGCTCGTCGACGAGTACCAGGACACCAACCATGCGCAGTACGCGCTGATCCGCGAACTGTGCGGCGAGGAGGGCGACGGTGTGGTCGAGGGCACGCCGATGGTCGAGCCGGCGGAGTTGATGGTGGTCGGCGACTCCGACCAGTCGATCTACGCGTTCCGAGGCGCGACGATCCGCAACATCCTCGACTTCGAGAAAGACTTCCCGGGCGCCGAGACCATCGTGCTCGACCAGAACTACCGCTCGAGTCAGAACGTGCTGACCGCCGCGAACTCCGTCATCTCCCGCAACAGGGGCAGGCGCGAGAAGCGGCTGTGGTCGGACCTCGGCGAGGGTGAGCTGATCGTCGGGTGGGTCGCCGACACCGAACACGACGAGGCCCAGTTCGTCGCGGAGGAGATCGACCGGCTCTCCGACCAGGGCGTGAGCCAGTACGGAGACACCGCGGTGTTCTACCGGACAAACGCGCAGTCGCGCGCCTTCGAGGAGGTGTTCATCCGCGTCGGCATGCCGTACAAGGTCGTCGGGGGGGTGCGCTTCTACGAGCGCCGCGAGATCCGCGACGCGATCGCCTACCTGCGTGCCATCGTCAACCCGGCCGACGACGTGTCGGTGCGACGCATCCTGAACGTGCCAAAGCGCGGCATCGGGGACCGCGCGGAGGCCGCGGTGTCGACGCTGGCGGCGGGGGAGCGCAGCACCTTCTTCGACGCGCTGCAGCGGGCCTCCGAGGCGCCGGGCCTTGCGACCAGGTCGCTCAGGCAGATTCAGGGCTTCGTCGACGTGATGAACATGCACCGCGCGATGGTCGCGCAGGGCAAGCCGGCCGACGAGGTGCTCACGTCGATCCTGAGAGAGTCGGGGTACCTGCCGGAGCTGGAGGCCTCCACCGACCCGCAGGACCTCACCCGCATCGAGAACCTGGTCGAGCTGGTCTCGGTCGCGGCCGAGTTCGTCGCCAATGCCAACACCATCGACCTCGACGAGCAGGCCGTCGGGCTGGCGGCGGGGATGCCGGAGCCGGACGACTCGCTCGCGGCGTTCCTGGAGCGCATCGCGCTGGTGGCCGACTCTGACCAGGTCCCGGAGCACGACGAGGGCAAGGGCGTCGTCACGCTGATGACCCTGCACACCGCAAAGGGGCTCGAGTTCGACACGGTCTTCCTGACGGGCATGGAGGAGGGGATGTTCCCCCACATGCGCGCCCTGACCGATCCGGACGAGCTGGAGGAGGAGCGCCGCCTCGCCTACGTCGGCATCACCCGGGCCCGCAAGAGGCTCTACCTGAGCCGTTCGCAGGTGCGGGTCACCTTCGGGGCGCCCACGTACAACCCGTCGTCGCGGTTCCTCGACGAGATTCCGCATCACGTCCTGGACTGGCGTCGCACCGCGGCCGCCACCACCACGTGGGCGGCGTCGTCTGCGACCAGGAACCGGCAGACGAGCGCGTCGCTGCACTCGTTCGGCAAGGGCTCCGCGCCCCTCAAGACCGTCATGCAGGTCGACATCGGCGACCGCGTGCTGCACGCCAGTTTCGGGATGGGGACGGTGTTGGCGGTCAACGGGGTCGGCGACGCGGCGAAGGCCGACGTCGACTTCGGCTCCGGCGGCACGAAGCGGCTGAGCCTCAAGCACGCCCCCATGGAGAAGCTCTGA
- a CDS encoding phospholipase D-like domain-containing protein has product MRSTLAKAGRILNRVTASVLILQLVAMVTMTLVESLRKKKRKLRRFPISRNAPVPVQRDEVTVYTYGEYLYEAMLDAIDSARDHVYFESYIWKGDDVGRQFVDALNRAAERGVAVYAIWDGFANLVVPPKFYRGISKKVNTLLYPVLPVPWRPKTWGRDHRKLLCVDGEVGFIGGYNIGDLYATGWRDTHARVTGPETAELDNAFIDFWNQNLGRRRRAITDNPQRTWANHLLVHRNTPRIQVYPIRNMYLEAIDRAQERIWLTHAYLLPDDDFVAALRDAANRGVDVRIIIPQRSNHVVADWLSRGFYDQLLRSGIRLFLYQDAMVHAKTGTIDGHWSTIGTANLDRLSLWGNYEINLEITDSDFAAQMESIYATDLSNCIELNEDRWRSRSWVAKGTEMFLSPWRPFF; this is encoded by the coding sequence ATGCGCTCCACCCTCGCCAAGGCAGGCCGGATCCTCAACCGCGTCACGGCGTCGGTGCTCATCCTCCAACTCGTTGCCATGGTGACGATGACGCTTGTCGAGTCGCTGCGCAAGAAGAAGCGCAAGCTGCGCAGGTTCCCCATCTCGCGCAACGCCCCGGTGCCCGTGCAGCGCGACGAGGTGACGGTCTACACCTACGGCGAGTACCTGTACGAGGCGATGCTCGACGCGATCGACTCGGCCCGCGACCACGTCTACTTCGAGTCCTACATCTGGAAGGGCGACGACGTCGGCCGGCAGTTCGTCGACGCCCTGAACCGCGCGGCGGAGCGGGGCGTGGCCGTGTACGCGATCTGGGACGGGTTCGCCAACCTGGTGGTGCCTCCGAAGTTCTACCGGGGCATCTCGAAGAAGGTCAACACGCTTCTCTACCCCGTCCTGCCGGTGCCGTGGCGGCCGAAGACCTGGGGGCGCGACCACCGCAAGTTGCTGTGCGTCGACGGGGAGGTCGGCTTCATCGGTGGCTACAACATCGGTGACCTGTACGCGACGGGCTGGCGCGACACCCACGCCCGCGTGACGGGGCCGGAGACGGCGGAACTCGACAACGCGTTCATCGACTTCTGGAACCAGAACCTCGGTCGCCGCCGCAGGGCGATCACGGACAACCCGCAGCGCACCTGGGCCAACCACCTGCTGGTGCACCGCAACACGCCGCGGATCCAGGTGTACCCGATCCGCAACATGTATCTGGAGGCGATCGACCGGGCCCAGGAGCGGATCTGGCTGACGCACGCCTACCTGCTGCCCGACGACGACTTCGTGGCGGCGCTGCGCGACGCGGCGAACCGCGGCGTGGACGTGCGGATCATCATCCCGCAGCGCTCCAACCACGTGGTGGCGGACTGGCTGTCGCGGGGCTTCTACGACCAGTTGCTGCGCTCCGGCATCCGGTTGTTCCTCTACCAGGACGCCATGGTGCACGCTAAGACCGGAACGATCGACGGGCACTGGTCGACGATCGGCACGGCCAACCTGGACCGGCTGAGCCTGTGGGGCAACTACGAGATCAACCTCGAGATCACCGACAGCGACTTCGCCGCGCAGATGGAGTCGATCTACGCGACGGACCTGTCCAACTGCATCGAGCTGAACGAGGACCGCTGGCGGTCGCGGTCGTGGGTCGCGAAGGGCACCGAGATGTTCCTCTCCCCCTGGCGGCCGTTCTTCTGA
- a CDS encoding GlsB/YeaQ/YmgE family stress response membrane protein: protein MGTIIGYIVIGLLGGAIAKAILPGEQGGGWLATMILGIVGALLGGFLGGAILGVSYAEIFSIKGLIFSVVGALLVLFIYGLVTKRKA from the coding sequence ATGGGAACGATCATTGGATACATCGTCATCGGCCTCCTCGGAGGCGCAATCGCCAAGGCCATCCTGCCTGGTGAACAGGGCGGAGGCTGGCTCGCCACCATGATCCTGGGAATCGTCGGGGCACTCCTCGGCGGCTTCCTCGGTGGGGCCATCTTGGGTGTCAGCTACGCGGAGATCTTCTCGATCAAGGGTCTGATCTTCTCCGTCGTGGGCGCCCTGCTCGTGCTGTTCATCTACGGATTGGTCACCAAGCGGAAGGCCTGA